The genomic stretch GAAGCGCCCGATTCCTGCCCGATCACTTCACACTGCCGTTGCTGATGGCAACAACATGATTATTTATGGAGGCACCGGTTCATCCGAGAGTGACGGCACTCTTGTCTACTATGACGAAGTGTGGGTCTACAAGTACTCCAATATCTAATCCCTCAGCATGGTCAGCGGTGTGTGGAATCAACGTACGTCCTCAGGCGAT from Candidatus Obscuribacterales bacterium encodes the following:
- a CDS encoding kelch repeat-containing protein, producing the protein MFIFSASNDQWAKRPIPARSLHTAVADGNNMIIYGGTGSSESDGTLVYYDEVWVYKYSNI